One segment of Urocitellus parryii isolate mUroPar1 chromosome 5, mUroPar1.hap1, whole genome shotgun sequence DNA contains the following:
- the Atoh7 gene encoding transcription factor ATOH7, producing the protein MKSCKPCGPSAGARAAPPCAGGAECAGTCAGAGRLESAARRRLAANARERRRMQGLNTAFDRLRRVVPQWGQDKKLSKYETLQMALSYIMALTRILAEAERLGSERDWVNLHCEHFSHDHYLPFAGAKLPGESEPYGPRLFGFQPEPFQMAS; encoded by the coding sequence ATGAAGTCCTGCAAACCCTGCGGCCCGTCAGCGGGAGCACGCGCCGCGCCCCCGTGCGCGGGCGGTGCCGAGTGCGCGGGCACGTGTGCCGGAGCCGGACGGCTGGAGAGCGCGGCGCGCAGGCGCCTGGCGGCCAACGCGCGCGAGCGCCGTCGCATGCAGGGTCTCAACACAGCCTTCGACCGTCTGCGCAGGGTGGTGCCCCAGTGGGGCCAGGATAAAAAACTGTCCAAGTACGAGACCCTACAGATGGCGCTGAGCTACATAATGGCACTGACCCGCATCCTGGCCGAGGCCGAGCGATTGGGCTCGGAGCGGGACTGGGTCAATCTCCACTGTGAGCACTTCAGCCACGATCACTACCTGCCGTTCGCAGGCGCAAAGCTGCCGGGCGAGAGCGAGCCGTACGGCCCGAGGCTCTTCGGCTTCCAGCCGGAGCCCTTCCAGATGGCCAGTTAG